CGTGCTGCGCGAGGCCAGGCGCGCCGCGGTGCGGCTGCGCGCGCTGCAGCAGCGCAAGGAGGCCGCGCACGTCGTCGAGCTCGAGAGACGCTTCAAGGTGCTCGACGGCCTCATCCAGAGGGCGTCGCGGGTCGTGTCCCCTTCCGGCGAAGGTAGcagaagcggcggcggcggtgtggagATGGCGGTGGTAGTGGAGGAGATGGATGCTAGGCGTAGCGACGTCGCGGCGGCGGCCGCGGTCGGGGAGATAGAGCGCGGAAACAGGGGTGTTGGCTTCGGCTTGGACACCAAGGCCGTCTCGTCTCTGCTTCGCAATGGTTCTACAGGTGATTTTTTCGCCGTTACTTTCATGCTTCGGCTTCGCCATGGTTCTGTTAGGATCACGATTGTACTTATTACTGGACCGGTGTTGTTTCTATGGAGCTGTGTGGATTTTGTTCCGTGTTCATATTAATTGTTGGAATCAGGAAATCTTGGTTTATACTCCTGTAGTAGTGGTAGTTCAGGTAGTTCCATTACGCTGCACTGCTCTTTTTTTTATGGAAAGTTGACTACAGAAACTAGTACTAGTAGTTTGATTAATGTATAGTAAGGCACAAGCCACTTTATTTCTCTCTGCCTCTTTTAATTTTCTACATCTATTTTGCCATGGGTACTGCTATCATCTATGGTGCCCACAAATTTATCTGTGCATTCCTTTTCAGTAGTTTTCTGTTATTATTAGTAACTGGAACTATGGGGCATGGCCCCTGCGAGTTGCGATGTTTCTGTGTGTTGGTGTATAAATTATGAGATTCTTCAATTTTTAGGTACTTGCTATTGTTTGTTTGGAGTGGAATTCTTCGCAGGTTTCATATCCCAAACATTTTTCTAGAGAATGAAAGCGATCCCCCAAAATATCCATATTTTTCATGTTATGATAATTACTACTCCAAAGGAACTTCACTCCCCATTTTTGTTGTAATTTGCATTTAGGATCCTAATATCTTGAATGCAGAAGCTTAGCCATTTGACTTCTGAGCTGTTTTTTTACACCTAATAGATTCCTTTGGCATCACATGCAAGTTCTATTAGTCAACTCTTTTGCCTAACTAATTTTTTAAAGGAATACACTAACCTACTGCAGTTTATTAAAACAAAGATGTACACAAAGAAAATTAGAAAAAGTTAGATAACCAATCCTTTAGCCCGACGTAAGTATTTCTCTTggttctacgaaacactaaaattaTTTCCTGATTTCCTCCTTGATAGTGTATCTGCAGCAATATAGGCTTGGGGGCACCCCATTGGAAAATAAAAACCATTGGGACACAGTCAGATGTTCCCTGAAACTATTTTTTTTGCTAGGCGCATTCAATGGGGAACTGGGGATCATCTCTCTGTCTGCGAcggttcttgtgtgtgtgtgtgtgtggcgtgcTGATCGTGGGTCCACACCATTCCCCAATGGTGGTAGCTGGATCCACTATGAACAGATGTACCGTTGGCTTCTCGTACCAATTTACTGTGAAACTTTTCTACATCCAAAGTTAATTCACTTGTTTTAAACTTTTAAGTGATATAGGATTATAGGTAGGCATATATCATTGTGATATTAAGCATGGCCAAAAACCGGTTGCCTCGATTGGATGCCCATCTTGATAACACCACTTGAGTAGAAATACCATTAAAAGGATTCGATGCACTTAAATACCACCAAAGTCTTATACATTTAACGTATTTGTCATGCCGTCAAATGCTGATAGCATTCCATGTGGCgagtgcaaaaaaaaaagaaaaagaaaaaaaaaacattgCCATGCCAAACCAAACCAAGTCCCTTGCCTCTCTCACCCTACGCCAACCGTTGTCCATAGCACTAGAGCCAGGGGAGCAGGAGGAGGCGGATGTGGCTGCAGAGAAAGTTGAGTAgataattagaaggccaatcacttctctcaaaaaggaaaagagaaaaaagaaggCCACTTGCTAGTGGTCTGTGCGTAGATTGAGAAATACCCCTTACCCATTCTCGAAGAAGACTGTATCACATTATTCATATTGAATTCCAAATAATCTAACAGAGAGAAATTCAGGTGGTATCGGTGTTGAAATTCTTCAGTTGGTATTTTGCTAGAGCTTGCATTTATATTTCTAAGGCATAGATAGTCAATTTTCCCCGCTACACTGTATTAATTATTGTTTAAGGTGCTTTGTAGTATAGGCCTAAACCaatgcagaggctgggggtcacTCCTCTATGAAAAAAGTATGTGTCTAAGCCATTTTTAGGCAAGTAAAGATCAATTTGTAACAGTGACATAAATGTGATTAATGTTTTGAGCTCTCGGTACTCATTGTAACTCATGCTTGTGAACATCCTGCAGGCAGTGATATGGTGGACCAGAAATTGAGCCTTATCCAAGTGGCAAGCCTCATAGAGTCATCTGCAAAGAGAGGGACTACGGAGCTCAATCTCCGAGGGAAGCTGGTAGACCAAATCGAGTGGCTCCCCGTTTCACTTGGGAAGTTGCAAGATGTTACTGAGCTTGATATATCTGAGAACAGGATCATGGCACTCCCATCAACAGTTGGTAGCCTTAGATACTTGACAAAGCTTGACATCCACTCAAACCAGTTGATCAATCTGCCTGATACATTTGGGGAACTATCTAGCTTAATTGATCTTGATTTGCATGCAAACCAGCTGAAGTCTCTTCCGGCATCATTTGGAAATCTCACAAGCCTAGCAAACCTTGACCTGAGCTCGAATCAGTTCAAGATACTGCCAGACTGTATAGGAAAATTAATGAACTTGAGAAGATTAATAGCTGAGACGAATGAGCTTGAGGAGCTACCCTATACTATAGGGTCTTGCATATCTCTTGTGGAACTTAGATTGGACTTCAATCAGTTAAAAGCCCTTCCAGAAGGTATTGGGAAGTTGGAAAAGCTAGAAATTCTCACATTGCACTATAACAGAATCAAAGGTCTGCCTACAACAATTGGTTCGCTTACCAGACTGAGAGAGCTGGATGTCAGTTTCAATGAAGTTGAAGGAATCCCTGAGAGCATTTGCTTTGCGACTAGCCTTGTAAAGTTAAATGTCAGCAGGAACTTTGCTGATTTAAGAGCACTACCAAGATCAATAGGAAATCTTGAGATGCTTGAGGAGTTGGACATCAGCAGCAACCAGATAAGAATGCTGCCAGATTCATTCGAGTTCCTTGCAAAGCTTCGTGTATTTCACGCCGATGAGACTCCGCTAGAAGTACCACCAAGAGAAGTTATCAAGTTAGGGGCTCAGGTGTGTATTTATTGTCGCTCTGCTATAAGTTAATAGTAACTTTACTCCTTAGATAACTGAATGATGTTTTCTTTTGCGTGTCAGGCGGTGGTCCAGTATGTGGCTGATATGGTTGCTTCAAGAGGAGCAAGCCAGAAGAAAACAGACGGGACAAGCTTCTGGGCCTGGTTCCGCTCACTGTTTGGTTGCTGCAAAAAAGATGAAGAACTGGGATTGGTTCCAGCTTAGCTGAAGCATTTCGTCTGTATGTATGTATCATCATGATTTGTTCATGTCCCAGGTCAGCAATGAAAGGAAGGTTGCCCTTCATGTTGATTCTTTGCATTCTTCCTACGTTTGTGGTTTGTGTGTGTATGTGTAGTTTTCTTGTAAAGGTTCACCACTAGTTCTTTCTTCAAGAACTAGTCATATTTACTTCTGTGTGTAACTCCACCTGTATTATGAGATAGCATATGACCCTCAATTACATTAAACATGTCTATCTGAAATTTGTATGCGATCTGTCTTAAGTACTAGTCCTGATGCACTCTTTTCCTTCCATATTAAGATGTTCAGTGTCTTACAAATAAGTACTGCATGATCGTGTCAACTGTTATCTATAAGCTGTAGATCCGTGAGTATTCTCTAAGGCAAGAGATGACAATGATGATATTCATGTAAATGATTATGATTCATAACATACCCTGGCTAATTTGCTGGATATTATTCACCATATTATCTTATCTACCATGTGACCTAAAATTGCTTATATTATTATTGTAGCTTGACTTTTTATATGTTTACGCTATCCCCATCCATGTTGCCTTGTGTTATTTGTTGTTGGTGGATGGATAATTGATATGAGGATTCAAGACTGATGGTTCCAGCCAAGCTCTCTATTACTTATCCGGAGAATAATCTTAACATGGCGTAGAGACTTTGTGTTGAGAGGCAGATATAGTGTCACATCAGCAATAAAAGAAGTCAGTGCTAATCCTTGGTGAAAGCGATCTAATCTTTGTTCAATATGACAATAAGCTGTTAAAATCATGTCCGTCACCTCCTCTCACACCTTTGTTTGCTGGGACAAACAATTATCAGGAAAAGATGGACCGAAACCATTCGATGACTTCTGCTCTTGCCCTCACTGAACCGACTTGGATCTCACTACGATTCAGATAAAATCTTTACCAAAATTGGGTTCCGTAGAGAACCACTGGAGGCCATAACCGCCACCAAAAAGGGTTTGCCAGCTGACAAAACTGTGTCTGTTACAGTTGCTATGCTGGCTTGGGACCAGTGTCATGATAAACTGCTATATGTTCGGTGGGCTATAGACTACAGTAAATAGACTATAGGCGTATTCATCTGTATCCATGCTCTTATTCCATGGTGCGTCTGCCTTGATATTTCCTCTAGGTTATTGCAAATGCACGTAAGTATATAGATATATCTAGTGCTTAACCTGCTACATGGAACGTTTTCCTGCCCGTTTGTGCTCACACTGTATTGTGTTTTGCCATCAAAGGTACCTGGGGCTGCTTCAGTTTGGCTGACCCTGACCGTGGCTGTGCTGTTAACTTTGTTggagtttttttttgcggggtaacttTGTTGGAGTTAATCTTGTCATATACTCCATACAGTTGCATGCATAAGAAGGAAGAAGTCAAATTGAGTTGGATGTTTAGGGACATCATCAAACCTTAGCCAAGAAGAATAGGATGTCATGCTTATATCAGCCGTCATCCCTAACTATATATGAACTGTCATCTACTTAGGCATGAGTTGTGCAGCAGATGAACTAGATGGAGGTGCACAACTGTAGCAATGTTGGTTACTGTAGCACCACCCTAGAAGTCTCTGTCTAAGGGGAGGCACCCCGTATGTATAATTGTAAGCTTGAGGCACCCCGTATGTATAATTGTAAGCTTCTACTAGTACTTGAGATATCTAATAAAGCTTCTTATACTAgtagtaagagcaactccaacggggcgacccacttcgtccgcgggcgtccgtttgggtcggcgcggacacaaaAGTTGGCCCAACACGCCGATCCAAATGGATGCGCGTTCGCTTCTCGTCCGCCGGTGACCTATTCCAGACccattttgagccggatttgcgtcggcatggacacgagacggacgcgcgcgcTCGCCTCTCCCCCTGCCCCcctggtcggtggcacattggcctctCCCGATCCAACAGCAAACCCTCGCCCGCCTCCTtcgtcgccgacgccgccgcccattTTTTCCGGTGACTCTTCAGCTgccggcgccgcacatcccctctgCAACGCCGCCACCTCCCATGTCGCCCACCACCGCCGTCTTGCCACCGGGGAACCGAAAGCTTCCCACCCTCGCTCCCCCGACACAGTCGTGACCGCGACCaagaagccgcctcgccgccccggccagatcctcactggcacgctcgtcggacgccggcagggcagctagctggtTCGTGCGCGCCGCGACTCCCTTCGTCGTCCGTCTCCTTCATCGACGCCCGCAAGCTGTTTGACAGTTTGtcaaggtacaaaatggactccgccgacgagttttttttcacaatttcctttgcgacttcGACaattcgtcgtccgatgacgaggaggagatattggctgccgtgttggcCATCACCACCTCAATAGCCAACGCCCGGCGTTCCCTGGCTTCATTCCAGGCCACCTTTCGGCGTTGAATCAcaaccgagagagcgggcatttccttctttggaaggactactcaACAAAtccgttgttcaaacatcagaaattcTGCCGCTGTTTCCGTATGAGTAAgcatcttttcaaccgtattagagaggggatGGTCGGCTGTGCTGACTATTTCGAGTGCAAGTATGATGCCGTTGgaaagattggtttctcctcttatcaaAAATGCACTGCCGcaatccgaatgcttgcatacggaatGCCCGGTGATCTCgttgacgagtacgtccgtatgagcgagtctgcATGCCTAGATTCcatgtataagttctgcaaggctgttattgctatgtttggccctgagtacttgagagagccgactcctgaagatacaacccgtttgttggcgatgaatgccagcaggggcttcccaagaatgcttggcagcatagactgcatgcactgggagtggaagaactgcccttctgcttggcaaggatagtataagggccatgtcagggcttccactgtcatactagaggccgtggcgtgtcaagatctctggatctggcactctttctttggcatggccggatcacatagtgatatcaacgtgcttcaccgctcgccggtgtttgctaggcttgccaaaGGCAACAACCCACCGGTGAAATTCACTATCAAtggccacaactacgacaaaggatactacatgggtgacggtatctatcctcagtggaccattattgtgaagacaatccccaaccttatcggagagaagaggaaaagattttcccaatagcaagagagtgctaggaaggacgtcgagcgtgtctttggtgttttgcaatctcgatggggcatcgttcgataTCCTGCTAATACTTGAAGCATGCAGAAACTGTggaaggtgatgactgcttgtgtaatCATGCACAATATGACCGCAGAAGATGAGCGCCcggaacgtctgtacgatcaaCGATTTCAGTTTCaaggtgagaatgttgtgcctgagcatggaggagcggcaacgttcgaacagttcacccaatttcatcatgaCATGCGTGATTGGAAAATGCACATGCaattgcaaaatgatttggttgagcatgtgtgggctcatgttggcaaccaatagatgtatcttttttATTTGGCTTGCAAAATTACGTGAGACATTTTTACTTTTATTCGGCTTGTAAAATTATGCTATTTTATTTGATTGAAACTATGTTATTTATTTGGTTGTGGACTATATGTTTGAATGCAAAAGTTGTGTGTGAAACAATGCAAAAAATGAGCTATTTGTTGAAATAGGCCGGCCAGCCGGCCACGCCGACACATATGAGTCTGCGTGTTGGGtgcactgccgacccaaatctaAAACAGGACGGACGACGGGTTGGCGGCCGACTCAAACagacaaaaaatagacaaaagcgccgtccgtttgggtcgacgtgttggagttgctctaaggtcTTTGCGTAGCTGGGTGTGAAGCACATCTCTTCAGAGAGAGTCTTCAACAACaactagagagctagggcgtgtttGGTTTCCTGGGCGCATCCAACTTGCATCGTATGAAGGAGCTTGGTTGGGGTTGGCCTGGTTGAGCTAAAGCAAGAAGAAGTTGAGATGTGTGTTTGGTGTACTTGCACGATACGGGCCAGGCTCATCTCAGATGTTGTTTGGTAGGCTGCATGAGGACAAGCAGTATGATAAATGTGGAATTTGATTCTAGGTGATTATACATGTATAGTTATTTTGATGACACATGCACTCCAGGTATCTTTGCTGGTTAaaataaaagaacatgatcaaACACAAATAAAAAAATCGTAACATTTTGAATCTTGCAAATTTCGTATGaagatcctttgaatcaaagacgcAACTAAACAGGGAAAGAAAACAAACGAAAACCATATACTTCTATGTGTATTCCATTGTCAACATTCATGAGGTCATATTAAACATACATGCACAGAACAGCTAGCCATTTGAAGGCACTTCTTTACTGTCCATCTGCTCTAGCTAACTGATATTTTGATCCGAACAACACCAATACAAAACAAAACTAGCATGTCTCtctcttgttcttcttcctctagcTAGCTGATCTCTTGTTCTTCCTCCTGACCaaatcaaaacaaaaaaatacacaAATTATTCAGTTaagcttaagcaggagattgagcaGCAAGGGCACAAGTGGATCAGGTGGGCGGCAGCTCTCACAGTCAGATCAAGGAGGGAAGCAGTGCCATCTTTACAAGGCCAACGGCCGAACCAAGCAGGAGATCGAGCAG
The sequence above is a segment of the Triticum dicoccoides isolate Atlit2015 ecotype Zavitan chromosome 1A, WEW_v2.0, whole genome shotgun sequence genome. Coding sequences within it:
- the LOC119272878 gene encoding plant intracellular Ras-group-related LRR protein 5-like, which codes for MAVAAATADVVEELTRVYRELPPRPAVEEVEAAAAVLASADAEEEARLADVAREEAARLREAEGVPGELLAVLREARRAAVRLRALQQRKEAAHVVELERRFKVLDGLIQRASRVVSPSGEGSRSGGGGVEMAVVVEEMDARRSDVAAAAAVGEIERGNRGVGFGLDTKAVSSLLRNGSTGSDMVDQKLSLIQVASLIESSAKRGTTELNLRGKLVDQIEWLPVSLGKLQDVTELDISENRIMALPSTVGSLRYLTKLDIHSNQLINLPDTFGELSSLIDLDLHANQLKSLPASFGNLTSLANLDLSSNQFKILPDCIGKLMNLRRLIAETNELEELPYTIGSCISLVELRLDFNQLKALPEGIGKLEKLEILTLHYNRIKGLPTTIGSLTRLRELDVSFNEVEGIPESICFATSLVKLNVSRNFADLRALPRSIGNLEMLEELDISSNQIRMLPDSFEFLAKLRVFHADETPLEVPPREVIKLGAQAVVQYVADMVASRGASQKKTDGTSFWAWFRSLFGCCKKDEELGLVPA